One segment of Macaca fascicularis isolate 582-1 chromosome 2, T2T-MFA8v1.1 DNA contains the following:
- the MAP4 gene encoding microtubule-associated protein 4 isoform X50 — protein sequence MADLSLADALTEPSPDIEGEIKRDFIATLEAEAFDDVVGETVGKTDYIPLLDVDEKTGNSESKKKPCSETSQVEDTPSSKPTLLANGGHGIEGSDTTEA from the exons ATGGCCGACCTCAGTCTTGCAGATGCATTAACAGAGCCATCTCCAGACATTGAGGGAGAGATAAAGCGAGACTTCATTGCCACACTAGAGGCAGAGGCCTTTGATGATGTTGTGGGAGAAACTGTTGGAAAAACAGACTATATTCCTCTCCTGGACGTTGATGAGAAAACCGGAAACTCAGAGTCAAAGAAGAAACCGTGCTCAGAAACTAGCCAGGTTGAAG ATACTCCATCTTCTAAACCAACACTGCTAGCCAATGGTGGTCATGGAATAGAAGGGAGCGATACTACAG AAGCCTAG